Proteins from one Muntiacus reevesi chromosome X, mMunRee1.1, whole genome shotgun sequence genomic window:
- the LOC136154598 gene encoding melanoma-associated antigen 10-like, with protein sequence MPVVPMNEFCTPEEHLQGQIQAQGPVEVQLLGVEAEDASTPLATSPPISSSSATMDAEIFLKQTLNVMVADLVEIVFLKYGTKEPIFQAEMLNTVLRYNQAHFPVVFHKATQCLQLVFGLDMEEVDHREHIYVMIPTLDRLMLNNMQRDGQSMPKAGLLVSALTLILLAGDQICEEKVWGELSRMGAFAGMQHYVYGEPKELLTQIWVQAGYLQYCQVPHSHPAHYEFLWGTRAYAETSKQQVKDYLYRVHGRGPGFFPSQCAEV encoded by the coding sequence ATGCCTGTGGTCCCGATGAATGAGTTTTGCACTCCTGAGGAACACCTTCAGGGCCAAATCCAGGCCCAGGGCCCAGTGGAGGTGCAGCTCCTGGGGGTGGAGGCGGAGGATGCCTCAACCCCTCTGGCCACCTCCCCTCCAATCTCATCTTCCTCTGCTACCATGGATGCAGAGATCTTTCTCAAGCAGACTCTGAATGTGATGGTGGCTGATCTAGTCGAGATTGTGTTCCTCAAGTATGGCACCAAGGAGCCAATTTTCCAGGCTGAAATGCTGAATACAGTCCTCAGGTATAACCAGGCCCACTTCCCTGTGGTCTTTCATAAAGCCACACAGTGCCTGCAGTTGGTCTTTGGCCTGGATATGGAAGAGGTGGACCATAGAGAGCACATCTATGTCATGATCCCCACCCTGGACCGCCTCATGCTCAATAACATGCAGAGGGATGGGCAGAGTATGCCAAAGGCTGGCTTACTGGTTTCCGCCCTGACCCTGATTCTCCTAGCAGGGGACCAGATCTGTGAGGAGAAAGTCTGGGGAGAACTCAGCAGAATGGGGGCATTTGCTGGGATGCAGCACTACGTCTATGGGGAGCCCAAGGAGCTGCTGACCCAAATATGGGTGCAGGCGGGGTACCTGCAGTACTGTCAGGTGCCTCACAGCCACCCTGCTcactatgagttcctgtggggtacCAGGGCCTATGCAGAGACCAGCAAGCAGCAAGTCAAGGACTATCTGTACAGGGTCCATGGAAGGGGTCCCGGGTTCTTCCCATCCCAGTGTGCAGAGgtgtga